The Thalassophryne amazonica chromosome 8, fThaAma1.1, whole genome shotgun sequence genome includes a window with the following:
- the ankrd27 gene encoding ankyrin repeat domain-containing protein 27 produces the protein MAVYDENILKNPFYLALEKQRPDLCSQVAELHGVVLVPRCGSLTISSFSDSQFDSYVLHPVDSRYQTADGKEVEIQDRQVLLGSGFPAVAEVPILFEETFYNDQEQSYSILCISRPIEVETSPSDLSPLSPYFLTSLDYVREFLGRHALKMDKFIQSFCQTFKQQERKGLRHHIDSVNGLYTKCLQCLLKDSHLKLLAKQDLQMTLLKQAVEMYVHHDIYDLIFNFVGTLEANQDAAFNKTTRSLQELQHKDLGIKPEFSVNLSRAKRELTQLNLQTSPLLKLLCLRKVALTATHTPRHTDSIEAVCADDLLSVILYLLIKAEIPNWMANLSYIRNFCFNHSSKDELSYCLSTFEAAVEYINLGRLQDATSGGLNAKAVFREMSLLSQTAATPIHSLFEHIANGSAEEVERLLSAGESEDDVRTCHPLCSCDLCDLQLSGHLNDPSIVTPFSRDDQGYTPLHVAAVCGQTQLIELLVDKGAPVNATDYHTLTPLHLACQRGYQGVTLLLLHYKANADAQDNNGNTPLHLACMYGHEDCVKALVYYDAQTCRLDLQNDKEDTPLHLAARWGYKGIIQALLENGASTDVLNKSKETPLQCALNPKIVELLESTQILRHHSRVSSISHSPLTSDCSSRCSSVSSTSSLSSETKPEAERVRHREVEKLLRAVADADVEMVRYLLEWTDEEEEEGALHPEVLLCHPLCQCPNCAPTQKASVLQAGALGVNCSNVDGFTPLHVAALHGHLVLVTLLIRHGANVNARNTQNATPLHLASQNSHVQVVRFLLECNAKLNKKDHYGNTPLMHTCLRGNLETATILLQSNALVNVANHQGNTALHEAVRSGHQMLVELLLRGGATPSLRNKRLRTPLDCAYELGGKNTEILRVLQKASGLSPDAEPMKLLSVPKGALAHSFVQRLRLQDQANGRRQKVAPSVSRIQQMKKSSSGPSHIRSSSSSQVNPERRQLRGGATVDGDSQSEALAIESRLRERPLFRYHTLDSDMSVTEPYACTEMSRDHTDHMANSDSAASSGVHSVKETNGMHHLTNETPSLIPFDVFNLSTFSHTSSTPPPDAVSDTNRSAEAPPTPPSANHSPSNITPPDTHIQALNGGLETDSQRGRGFTAC, from the exons GAGGTGGAGATCCAGGACAGGCAGGTCCTGCTGGGATCAGGCTTCCCGGCTGTGGCTGAGGTCCCCATCCTGTTTGAGGAAACCTTCTACAATGACCAGGAGCAGAGCTACAGCATTCTGTGCATCTCCAGGCCCATAGAGGTGGAAACGAGTCCGTCGGACCTCAGCCCTTTGTCTCCGTACTTCCTGACCAGTCTGGACTATGTCAGGGAGTTCCTGGGCCGCCACGCCCTCAAGATGGACAAGTTCATCCAAAGCTTCTGTCAGACCTTCAAGCAGCAGGAGAGGAAGGGACTCCGACATCACATA GACTCTGTGAATGGACTTTACACAAAATGTCTTCAGTGTCTCCTCAAAGACTCACATCTG AAACTTCTGGCGAAGCAGGATCTCCAGATGACTCTTCTCAAGCAGGCGGTGGAG ATGTATGTTCATCATGACATCTATGATTTAATCTTTAATTTTGTGGGAACTCTTGAAGCCAATCAG GATGCTGCCTTCAACAAAACCACCAGGAgtctgcaggagctgcagcacaAAGATCTGGGCATCAAACCAGAGTTCAG CGTGAACTTGTCCAGAGCCAAGAGAGAGCTGACTCAGCTCAACCTGCAGACCTCgccgctcctcaaactgctcTGCCTGCGGAAAGTCGCTTTGACTGCCACCCACACACCCAGACACACAG ACAGCATCGAGGCGGTCTGCGCGGACGACCTGCTGTCCGTCATTCTCTACCTGCTCATCAAGGCTGAAATCCCCAACTG GATGGCCAACCTGAGCTACATCAGGAACTTCTGCTTCAACCACTCCAGTAAGGATGAGCTGAGTTACTGCCTGAGCACCTTCGAGGCTGCCGTGGAGTACATCAACCTGGGCCGGCTGCAGGACGCCACCTCT GGGGGACTGAACGCTAAGGCGGTGTTCAGAGAGATGAGTCTGTTGTCCCAGACTGCTGCCACGCCCATCCACAGCCTGTTTGAG CACATCGCTAACGGCAGCGCGGAGGAGGTGGAGCGTCTGCTGAGTGCAGGAGAGAGCGAGGACGACGTCAGGACGTGCCACCCCCTCTGCTcctgtgacctctgtgacctCCAGCTATCAGG GCACTTGAACGACCCGTCCATTGTCACGCCGTTCTCCAGAGATGACCAAGGCTACACGCCACTGCACGTCGCAGCTGTCTGTG GTCAGACTCAGCTGATTGAGCTGTTGGTGGATAAAGGCGCTCCAGTCAACGCCACGGATTATCACACCCTCACGCCGCTGCACCTGGCCTGTCAGCGGGGATACCAGGGAGTCACG ttgttgctgctgcactacAAAGCCAACGCAGACGCTCAGGACAACAACGGCAACACACCGCTCCACCTGGCCTGCATGTACGGACACGAGGAC tgtgtgaagGCGTTGGTCTACTACGACGCGCAGACCTGCCGTCTGGATCTGCAGAACGATAAGGAGGACACGCCGCTGCACCTGGCCGCCCGCTGGGGCTACAAGGGCATCATCCAGGCGCTGCTGGAGAATGGCGCCAGCACCGACGTCCTCAACAAGAGCAAGGAGACGCCGCTGCAGTGCGCGCTCAACCCCAAG ATTGTGGAGTTGTTGGAGTCGACTCAGATCCTCCGACATCACAGCAGAGTCAGC tCCATCAGTCACTCCCCTCTGACGTCAGACTGCAGCAGCCGTTGCTCCTCCGTCTCCAGCACCTCCTCTCTGAGCTCAGAGACTAAACCAGAGGCCGAGCGGGTCCGGCACAGAGAG GTGGAGAAGCTGCTGCGCGCGGTGGCGGACGCCGACGTGGAGATG GTGCGTTACCTGCTGGAGTGGAcggacgaggaggaggaggaaggagcTCTCCACCCCGAGGTTCTCCTCTGCCACCCACTGTGTCAGTGTCCAAACTGTGCACCAACTCAGAAG GCATCCGTCCTGCAGGCCGGAGCGCTCGGCGTGAACTGCAGTAATGTCGACGGGTTCACGCCGCTCCATGTCGCCGCCTTGCATGGCCACCTGGTTCTGGTCACCTTACTGATCCGCCACGGCGCAAATGTCAATGCCCGCAACACCCAGAACGCTACACCGCTTCACCTGGCCAGCCAGAACAGCCATGTCCAG GTTGTGAGGTTTTTGTTGGAGTGCAATGCAAAACTCAACAAGAAGGATCACTATGGCAACACGCCTCTGATGCACACCTGTCTCCGTGGAAACCTGGAGACGGCCACCATACTGCTACAG AGCAACGCCTTGGTGAATGTGGCGAATCATCAGGGGAACACAGCGCTTCATGAGGCAGTGCGCAGTGGCCACCAGATGCTCGTGGAGCTGCTGCTGAGGGGCGGGGCTACACCCAGCCTGAGGAACAAGAGACTGAGGACGCCGCTGGATTGCGCTTACGAGCTGGGTGGCAAG AACACGGAGATCCTGCGAGTGCTGCAGAAAGCGTCCGGACTGTCTCCCGATGCCGAACCAATGAAGCTCCTCTCTGTGCCCAAAGGAGCGCTGG CTCATTCGTTCGTCCAGCGTTTGCGGCTGCAGGATCAGGCTAATGGCAGGAGGCAGAAGGTGGCGCCGTCTGTCAGCAG aaTCCAGCAAATGAAGAAAAGTTCCTCTGGTCCTTCTCACATCCGCTCATCAAGCTCCAGCCAG GTGAATCCAGAGAGAAGGCAGCTGAGGGGCGGAGCCACGGTGGATGGAgacagccaatcagaagcccTTGCGATAGAGTCTCGGCTCAGAGAGCGGCCGCTTTTTCGTTACCACACTCTGGACTCGGACATGTCTGTAACAGAGCCGTACGCCTGCACTGAGATGTCACGTGATCACACAGACCACATGGCGAACTCTGACAGCGCGGCGTCCAGCGGCGTCCACTCGGTCAAAGAAACAAATGGCATGCATCACCTCACCAATGAAACACCATCTCTCATCCCCTTTGATGTCTTTAACTTAAGCACTTTTAGCCACAcctcatcaaccccgccccctgaTGCAGTCTCAGACACTAACAGGTCAGCTGAAGCCCCTCCCACACCTCCCTCAGCCAACCACTCTCCTTCAAACATCACGCCTCCAGACACGCACATCCAGGCACTAAATGGAGGATTGGAGACTGACTCTCAAAGAGGGCGTGGCTTCACAGCCTGCTAA